From Pan troglodytes isolate AG18354 chromosome 9, NHGRI_mPanTro3-v2.0_pri, whole genome shotgun sequence, the proteins below share one genomic window:
- the ANKK1 gene encoding LOW QUALITY PROTEIN: ankyrin repeat and protein kinase domain-containing protein 1 (The sequence of the model RefSeq protein was modified relative to this genomic sequence to represent the inferred CDS: inserted 1 base in 1 codon; substituted 1 base at 1 genomic stop codon), with translation MAADPTELRLGSLPVFTRDDFEGDWRLVASGGSSQVFQARHRRWRTEYAIKCAPCLPPDAASSDVNYLIEEAAKMEKIKFQHIVSIYGVCKQPLGIVMEFMANGSLEKVLSAHSLCWKLRFRIIHETSLAMNFLHSIKPPLLHLDLKPGNILLDSNMHVKISDFGLSKWMEQSTRMQYIERSALRGMLSYIPPEMFLESNKAPGPKYDVYSFAIVIWELLTQKKPYSGFNMMMIIIRVAAGMRPSLQPVSDQWPSEAQQMVDLMKRCWDQDPKKRPCFLDITIETDILLSRLQSRVAVPESEALARKVSCKLSLRQPREVNEDISQELMDSDSGNYLKRALQLSDRENLVPRDEELCIYEKKVTPLHFLVAQGSVEQVRLLLAHEVDVDCQTASGYTPLLITAQDQQPDLCALLLAHGADANXVDEDGWAPLHFAAQNGDDRTARLLLDHRACVDAQEREGWTPLHLAAQNNFENVARLLVSRQADPNLHEAEGKTPXHVAAYFGHVSLVKLLTSQGAELDAQQRNLRTPLHLAVERGKVRAIQHLLKSGAVPDALDQSGYGPLHTAAARGKYLICKMLLRYGASLELPTHQGWTPLHLAAYKGHLEIIHLLAESHANMGALGAMNWTPLHLAARHGEEAVVSALLQCGADPNAAEQSGWTPLHLAVQRGTFLSVINLLEHHANVHAHNKVGWTPAHLAALKGNAAILKVLVKAGAQLDVQDGVSCTSLQLAVRSRKQGIMSFLEGKELSVATLGGSKPGAEMEI, from the exons ATGGCTGCCGACCCCACCGAGCTGCGTCTGGGCAGCCTCCCCGTCTTCACCCGCGACGACTTCGAGGGCGACTGGCGCCTAGTGGCCAGCGGCGGCTCCAGCCAGGTGTTCCAGGCGCGGCACAGGCGCTGGCGGACGGAGTACGCCATCAAGTGCGCCCCCTGCCTTCCGCCCGACGCCGCCAG CTCTGATGTGAATTACCTCATTGAAGAAGCTGCCAAAATGGAGAAGATCAAGTTTCAGCACATCGTGTCCATCTACGGGGTGTGCAAGCAGCCCCTGGGTATTGTGATGGAGTTTATGGCCAACGGCTCCCTGGAGAAGGTGCTGTCCGCCCACAGCCTCTGCTGGAAGCTCAGGTTCCGCATCATCcatgagaccagcttggccatgAACTTCCTGCACAGCATTAAGCCGCCTCTGCTCCACCTGGACCTCAAGCCGGGCAACATCCTCCTGGACAGCAACATGCATGTCAAA ATTTCAGACTTCGGCCTGTCCAAGTGGATGGAACAGTCCACCCGGATGCAGTACATCGAGAGGTCGGCTCTGCGGGGCATGCTCAGCTACATCCCCCCTGAGATGTTCCTGGAGAGTAACAAGGCCCCAGGACCTAAATATGATGTGTACAG CTTTGCAATTGTCATCTGGGAGCTACTCACTCAGAAGAAACCATACTCAG GGTTCAacatgatgatgattattatccGAGTGGCGGCAGGCATGCGGCCCTCCCTACAGCCTGTCTCTGACCAATGGCCAAGCGAGGCCCAGCAGATGGTGGACCTGATGAAACGCTGCTGGGACCAGGACCCCAAGAAGAGGCCATGCTTTCTAG ACATTACCATCGAGACAGACATACTGCTGTCACGGCTGCAGAGTCGTGTGGCAGTCCCAGAGAGCGAGGCCCTGGCCAGGAAGGTGTCCTGCAAGCTGTCGCTGCGCCAGCCCCGGGAG GTTAATGAGGACATCAGCCAGGAACTCATGGACAGTG ACTCAGGAAACTACCTGAAGCGGGCCCTTCAGCTCTCCGACCGTGAGAATTTGGTCCCGAGAGATGAGGAACTGTGTATCTATGAGAAGAAGGTCACCCCCCTCCACTTCCTGGTGGCCCAGGGCAGTGTGGAGCAGGTGAGGTTGCTGCTGGCCCACGAGGTAGACGTGGACTGCCAGACGGCCTCTGGATACACGCCCCTCCTGATCACCGCCCAGGACCAGCAACCCGACCTCTGTGCCCTGCTTTTGGCACATGGTGCCGATGCCAACTGAGTGGATGAGGATGGCTGGGCCCCACTGCACTTTGCAGCCCAGAATGGGGATGACCGCACTGCGCGCCTGCTCCTGGACCACAGGGCCTGTGTGGATGCCCAGGAACGTGAAGGGTGGACCCCTCTTCACCTGGCTGCACAGAATAACTTTGAGAATGTGGCACGGCTTCTGGTCTCCCGTCAGGCTGACCCCAACCTGCATGAGGCTGAGGGCAAGACCC TCCATGTGGCCGCCTACTTTGGCCATGTTAGCCTGGTCAAGCTGCTGACCAGCCAGGGGGCTGAGTTGGATGCTCAGCAGAGAAACCTGAgaacaccactgcacctggcagtaGAGCGGGGCAAAGTGAGGGCCATCCAACACCTGCTGAAGAGTGGAGCGGTCCCTGATGCCCTTGACCAGAGCGGCTACGGCCCACTGCACACTGCAGCTGCCAGGGGCAAATACCTGATCTGCAAGATGCTGCTCAGGTACGGAGCCAGCCTTGAGCTGCCCACCCACCAGGGCTGGACACCCCTGCATCTAGCAGCCTACAAGGGCCACCTGGAGATCATCCATCTGCTGGCAGAGAGCCACGCAAACATGGGTGCTCTTGGAGCTATGAACTGGACTCCCCTGCACCTAGCTGCACGCCACGGGGAGGAGGCGGTGGTGTCAGCACTGCTGCAGTGTGGGGCTGACCCCAATGCTGCAGAGCAGTCAGGCTGGACACCCCTCCACCTGGCGGTCCAGAGGGGCACCTTCCTGAGTGTCATCAACCTCCTGGAACATCACGCAAATGTCCACGCCCACAACAAGGTGGGCTGGACACCCGCCCACCTGGCCGCCCTCAAGGGCAATGCAGCCATCCTCAAAGTGCTGGTCAAGGCAGGCGCCCAGCTGGACGTCCAGGATGGAGTGAGCTGCACATCCCTGCAACTGGCTGTCCGCAGCCGAAAGCAGGGCATCATGTCCTTCCTAGAGGGCAAGGAGCTGTCAGTGGCCACTCTGGGTGGTTCTAAGCCAGGAGCTGAGATGGAAATTTAG